Below is a genomic region from Actinoallomurus bryophytorum.
CTGCGGAGTGACGGCTGGTTGTCGTCGTGGCCCGATCAGGACAGGCTGACGGCCGAGTCGGATGGGACGGAGGAGGCGGCCGCCGCCTTCCGTTGTGACCGAGGCGCGCCCCGATGACCTTCCGGGAGCGGCGCCGGCGACCCGTCACGGCACCGGATGTGCGCAGGTGGGTGCACTAGGGTGACGCGTGGAGGCGTGAGGGTGCCTGGTGGCCCTCCTGGTCTTCAAAACCATTGGACGGCGCTCGGCGTCGTCGGCGGGTTCGATTCCCGTACGCCTCCGCCACTCTCCACCGGCAGCGGTTCCGTGCCGGCGGGTTCGATGTCCACCACGACCATCTTCTCCAGCCGGTAGAGCTCGAGGTCGGCGCGATCGGACTCTTCGCCCGCACGGATCTGGTGGAAGCGGAAGGTCGCGTTCGTCTCGTTCGCGGACAGGACGCAGCGCACCGGGCCGGGCTCGTCCAGCCGGTGGACCAACGTGGCGAACTCCAAGGCGAACGCCATGCCATGGAGGAGCAGCGTCCGCTGGTCGTCCTCCGTGATGACCGGTGCGTCATCGACGATCTCCACCCTCACCGGGACGACGTCCTCCAGGTGAAACGAGCTGTCCGCGTCCTCCCACGCGGTGAGATCGGCGGAGCCCGCGGACCCGCGATCGGCGGCGCCGGACGAGTCCGCCCAGGTGAGCACCTTCCCGCGGCGGACGATCCCCGTACTGATGCGCTGCCGGAGACCGGGCGCCAGGCCACCGGGCGGCGCGAGCGAGGGAGACCCGGCCACCATCCCGAGCATCAGCGCGGCGGCGTCGTTCATCCTCAGCGACATCACGCGGCAAATGATCGCAGCGAAGCCCGTCCCGCGCGTCCGCCGGACCGTCCGGGACCATGCGCGGCGAGTGAAAACGGTTTGCGGTGGGGCCGGGACGGAAGGTAGGACTGGCGGCCGGCACCTCACAAGAGGCCCGTAGTGGTGAAAGGAGGGACGAGCCGATGAGTCCGCATTTCACCACGCTCGGCCCCTCCCGGGGCGCGGAAGGCCGCTGACCTCGGGAACGGACGGCGTGCTTCTCCCCGGAGAGTCCGTAATGAACGACCTGACCGTGCGTCCGATCACCGGATCGGACGAGCTCGACCTGTTCAACCGGCTGCCCTATGTCCTCAACGACGAACTGGCCGGCGATCTCGCCGCCGGCCGCCGGCGGCCCGAATGGATGTGGATGGCCCTGCGGGGCGATCGGCCGATCGCCAGGGCCGCGTGGTCGGCGCGGCCGTCGCACGACGAGCCGTGGCTCCTGGACATCTTCGACCTGGCCGGCGGGCCGGAGGCCACGGACGCGGGTGTACGCCTGCTGAAGACGGCGATGGCCGAGGTCGGAGCGACACCGCCCTACGTCCGTTTCGTCGGCCCGCGCTGGCGCGAGGACCCGGAGGAACGCCGGGAGGCCGAGGTCCGCATGTCCGCACTCGAACGCACCGGCGCCCGGCTGTTCGTCGAGCGCCTGCGGCTCGAGTGGCGGCGCGGCGGGCCCGTGCCGGAGCCGGGCGAGCGGCTGGTGTTCCGGCCCGCCGGCGACGCCGGGGAGCTCATCGCGCTGATGACCGAGGTCCTCGAGGGGACCCTGGACGCCTACAGCCGCCAGGAGCTGACCCGCGGGTCCGCGCGCGAGGCGGCCGGCGCGCAGTACGAGGACGAGCTGGCCGGCTACGAGGGTCCGCGTGAGTGGTGGCGGATCGCGGCACTGCCGGGCGGAGAGCCGGTGGGGTTCGTGATTCCCACGCGTAACGCCTACGGCGCGATCATCGCCTACCTCGGCGTACGGCCCGCGCATCGCGGCAACGGCCACGTCGACGCGATCCTCGGCGAGGGCACGAGGATTCTCGCGAACGCGGACGTGCCGCGCATCCGCGCGAACACCGACCTCGGCAACGTGCCGATGGCACGGGCGTTCGCGCGCGCCGGTTATGTCGCGTTCGAGCACCAGATCGACATGACGTGGAGCCGGACCTGACCGTGGGCCGTCGAAACGCCGTCCCGGCTGGGGACGGTGCGCGCCGTATGCTGACGCCGTGCCCAAGCTGTGGAACGAGACGATCGAGGCACACCGCGCGGCGGTGCGTGACGCGACGCTGGACACCACCGCGGCGCTGGTGGCCGAGCACGGGCCCGCGTCGGTGACGATGTCGAAGATCGCCGAGCGGACCGGCATCGGCCGCGCCACGCTGTACAAGTACTTCCCGGACGTCGAGACGATCCTCACCGCCTGGCACGAGCGCCAGATCGGCGCCCATCTCGACCACCTCGCCCAGATCCGCGAACACGCGGCGAACCCACTCGAGGCGGTGCTCGAGGCCTACGCGTTCATCGCGTACGAGCACGACGCCGGCGACCCGCTCGCCGCGATGCTGCACCGCGGCGAGCACGTCGCCGAGGCCCAGCGACGGCTGCGCGGCTTCGTCCGCGACCTGCTCGCCGAGGGCGCGCGTGCGGGCGAGGTCCGCGGCGACGTGGCCCCCGACGAGCTCGCGGGTTACTGCCTCCACGCCCTGACGGCCGCCGCCGGCCTGCCCTCGAAGGCCGCCGTCCAGCGGCTGGTGACCGTCACGATGGCCGGGCTCCGCGGACCGGCCTGACGTCTCAGGGGCCGCTCCGGCCCTCACGCAGCATCGTGACGGTCTCGTCCACGCGCCTGCGCCGCGTCTCGTCCTTCTTGGCCTGCTCGATCCGCAGGACGAACCACTGCTTCCTGCTGTAGGAGAGCCCGTCGAAGAACCGCCTCGCCTCGGGCTCTCCGTCAAGGATGGCCGCGAGGTCCTCGGGCACGGCCACCTCACGGGGCTCGGTGTCGAGCTCGAGGTCGACGTCCACCTCGTCCCCGGCCGCGACGGCGGCGGCCTCACGGTTCTGCGCGCTGACCCCGACCATGAACCGCCCGCCCATGGACGCGACCGTGCTGCGGTAGGTATGGCCGCCGATCGTGACCCGGACCGGCGGGCGCCGGCCGGCGCCGAGCGCGGTGACGACGTCATCGGGAACCTGGAAACCCGTCGCGGTCTTGCCGCCCAGCTCGATCGTCGCGCGGAACCGCATCTACCCGACCTCCCAGGAGGTTTTCGGCCTGTGGGCGTTCGCCCGGATGAGCAGACTACCTCCGGTCCCTCAGCCGAGGGCGATCCTCGCCAGGGTGGCGCGGGCGATGCGCTCCACGCCGCTCGGGGAGGCCAGGCCGGCACGCGTGGTGACCAGCCTCACCGTCACGATCACGTTGGCCTTCCGTACGATCACGTCGGCCGCGGTGCGCCGGGGCCGGGTCCCGCCGCCGGTGAGCTCCCGCGCCTCGTCGCCCAGGCCCGCCAGCGCTGTCACGGTACGGTCCGGGCCGCGGGCGCCGGCCACCGTACGGACGAAGCCGTCGTGCGCGGTCGCGCACGCGTTGTGCAGCAGGTCCTTGCGTGTCAGCCCCAGCCCGATCGAGAAGGTGTCCACGTCGCCGGCCCGCCAGGTGCACCCCTCCTGTGTGTCGATCGAGCCCGGCAGGAGTATGTCGGCGTCGGGCGTCTCCTCGCCGGCGGGCAGCAGCGTACGAGCGACGGAGCCGAAGCCGGAACACACGTCGGGCAGCCGGCCGGCCTCGTGGCGCCACGGCCACGAGGCGTCATTCCACGGGGCGTTCAGGGGGGCCAGGAGGCCGAGGCAGGCGAGCCACAGGACCCAGAAGGCGGTGATCCGGCCCAGCCCGTGCCGTACCGGTCGTGGCCGGCATCGGCTCCGGCGTGCCAGCTCGGCCACGGCCGCGTCGAAGTCCGCGTCGGCGCGGTGCCGGAACCTCGCGGGCGCGAACAGCACCTCGGGGCGGTCCGTCGTGATTCGCACCCTCTCCAGGAGCAGGCCGTGCCGCAGCTCGACGCCGGTGACGCTCGCCCACCCGATCCACGGCCCCGCCGGGCCGTGGGGCCACCGGGCCTGGAACGCCCTGGCGGTGACGGCCACCCGGCCGCGCACCAGGATGACCGGGTAGACGGCCAGGAAGCTCTCGGTACCGACCGACATCACCACGGCGGGGGAGGAGGCCACGGACGCCAGCCACACGCTCACGGCCAGCGCGGACAGCGCCAGCGCACTCCACGCCGTGCACCAGCGGCGGAACCGGCGTGAGGAGGTGAGCACCACGGCCGGGCAGGGGTCCACCGCAGAACCTCTCGATCGCGGACTACTCCGTCGAGTCGGACTCTGTCAGATTCTCTGTCATCGGACGAGAGCGCAGGTCCGGTCCGTCTTCGCGCGCAGCCCTCGCTACCATCGCGGACGACATGGCGACTCCACACGAGGCGGCCGCAGGGCCGTCCGACATCACCTTCGCGACCCGGGCGGCGCCCGGCGTCGTCAACGAGGACTATGTGGCGGCCGGCCCCGACTGGGCGGTCGTGCTCGACGGGGCGACGGCGCCGGCCGGGGTCGACAGCGGCTGCGTGCACGACGTCGCCTGGCTGGTCCACCGGCTCGCGGCGGCGCTGAGCGCCGGCCTGACCGGTACGGCCGGGGAGGCCGGCGGGTCACTCGGCGATGTCCTGGCCGCCGCGATCAAGCAGGTCTGCGCGGCGCACGCCGACACATGCGATCTGGCGAACCCGGACAGCCCGTCGTCGACCGTCGCACTGGCCCGCTGGGGCCGGGGCCGCCTCGAATGCCTGGTGCTGGCCGACTCGCCGATCGCCGTCCACCTTCGTGACGGCTCGATCGCCGTGGTCGAGGACGACCGCATCATGCGCCTGCCGGGCGGGCCGCCGTACACGCTCGAACTGGTGCGTGCCCGGCGCAACCGGCCGGGCGGGTTCTGGGTGGCGAGCACCAGCCAGGCCGCCGCGTACGAGGCGGTGACCGCGACGTTCCCCGAGGAGGAGGTCGACGCGGTCGCGATGCTCACCGACGGGGTCACGCGCCTGATCGATCGTTACCGCCGTACGTGGCGCGACGTGATGGAGGAGCTGAGGACGGGCGGGCCGGACCACGTGATCGATCTTGTCCGGGCGGCGGAGCGGGCCGAGCCGGCCGGTCGTGGCAAGGCACACGACGACGCCACCGCGCTGCTCGTCACACGCCGCTGACCGTGGCACCGGACCCGAGGAGCCTCGCCGCGCTCGGCCTGACGCGAGATCCGGTCGCGTACCCGCTGACCTATCCCGGGCGCCTGCCGGCGGAGTCCGGACTGCTCGACGGCGACCGCTTTCTCGCCCTGCGCGAGCGTACGGGCGCGTTCCCCGGCGGCTGGGCGCTGGACGCCGCCACGACGCTCGACGACCTGCTCCGGAGCAGGGGCGCCCCGCCGCTGGCGGACCGGCACCCGATCCTGGCCGTGGGCTCCAACGGCTCGCCCGCCCAGCTGCGCCGCAAGCTGGCCGGCCACGCGAGCGTCCTGCTTCCGCTGACGTACGCGACGGTCCGCGGCCTGGTCTGCGGCGTGTCGGCCCACGTCAGCGGGCCCGGGTACGTTCCCGCCGCCCCGGTTCGCGTCGGTGGCGCGACCGGACGCCTCGTGGTGCTGTGGCCGGACGACGCGCAACTGTCCGTCATCGACGCGACCGAGCCGAACTACCACCTGCTTCCGCTGCCGGGCACGGTGACCGTGTCCCTCGACGGGGGCGCGCCGCTCGCCGGATGTCGCCTGTACGCGGGCCGTCACGGCTGCCTCGTCGACCGGGACGGCGACCCGTTCCACCTCACCGGGCAGGCCGAGCTCCTGACCGCCCTGCTCGCCGATCTGCCCGGGCTCGGCCGTCTCACCGGAGCGCGGGACCCGGGGGAGTTCGCCGCCCGTGCCCGTCGCGACCCCGGGCTGCGTGAGCGGATACGCGTATTGTGGCGCCGTGAAGGCAGGGTCCTCGAACAGCCCGAACTCAGCAGGAAAGAGACGCCATCCTGACCATGGGATACCGATTCACCAGCGAAGCCATACTTTTCCGCGGCTTAGGCCATACCATGGGCCCATGGCGACGGAGAAGATCACGGTGACGGTGCCGGCGGAGGTGCTGGAGAGCGCACGCGCGGCGGTCGCGTCGGGCGTCGCGCCGAGCGTCTCGGCCTACGTCTCCGAGGCGGTACGCGACCGGGCCGAGCGTGAGCGGCTCGTGGCCGCGGTCGAAAACCGCTGGGGTCCGTTCGACGATGAGGCGACCGACTGGGCGCGCCGGATCTTCGAGAGTGGCGACGGGGACGGCCGGCGGACTTCGTGAACCTCTCCGGTCGCGTACTGGACGTTCCCGCCCTGGTGGATCTCGCGAGTGGCCACAGCCAGCACATGCGCGCGCTCGTCGGCTTCGTCGCCGCCCGCGGCTACAGCCTGGTCACGCCGGCGACCGCCCTGACCAAGGCGGCGGTCGTGGCGGACGAACGAGGCCTGCAGGAGCTGGCATGGGCGGTCGAGAGCGCCTCGGTGGTGGTGCTGGCCCTGGATGAGCGCAACGCCTTCACGATCGGCGACGCCGCCCGGCAGGCGGGGATCCGCGACATCGTCGACGCCCACATCGCGCGCGCCGCGGCCGACCGTGGCTGGCCGATCGTCACCAGCGCGGAGGCCGCGCTCAAGTGGAGGACCCTCGGCCTGGCGGTGCAGAGCCTGCCCTGAGCGTGCCGTCCGTCAGTGCGCCTGATCCGTCGTGGACAGGACGGCCGCGAGCAGCCGCCGTGCCTCCTCGGCGAACTCCGCGTCGACCAGGATGTCGTACCGGTCGGCCACGACCGAGGGCGCGGACATGTACGCACGCTTCTGCAGGAAGTAGGCGGCGGCGGAGAAGATCGCGCCGAACACCACGCCCAGGATGATGGCGGAGATCACCGCGCCGACCACCCAGGGGCTGACGATCCAGAAGATCACGCCGATCAGCAGCCCGATCCAGGCGCCGGCGCTCGCGCCGGTCAGCACCGCACGGCCGAGCGTCCATCGGCCGAGGATGCGTTCTTCCAGCTTCAGCCCGGTGCCCACAATGGTGACGTGTTCCACCGGAAACTTGTGCTCGGCGAGGATGTCCACGGCGTGCTGGGCGGCTCCGTGATCGCTGTACGTGCCCAGTACGACCTTGTGCGGACCGATGGTGTTCCGATCGCTCATGCCCGTCCCCCGTTTCTCTTCACTTGTACGCGCCGCGCTATTCCTCTTCCTCGGCGATGGCGTCGCTCACCGCCTCGGGCCGGTCATAACGCCGGTCGGGAATCCGCCTCAGTGCCTCCAGCACCGGCCGGGCGGCGTCCTGGCGCTCGGCGTAGGAGACGAGATCCTCACGCCGTGCCGGATACGGCATTCCGTCGAGATACTCGCTCGCGAGCTCGGCGAACGTCCTGCTCACGTCCGCCGGCCTCACGTATCGGCGGTCGGGGAGCTGCTCCAGCGCGCCGACCACGCGCTCGCATTCGTCACGGGCGTGCGCGATGAGCTCGGCGCGGGTGGCCGGATAGCCGGCCTTGTGAAGGTGCCGTTGCAGCAGGGCCGGGCTGATCAGTTTGGTATTGCCCATGACTCGGTCGCCCCCCGATCTCAAGCATGGTGGCCGCGCAGGGTGACCGGCGCGGGTGAATACCGGAGGCCGCGGGGCCGAAAGGCGCGGCCCGGCCGCCCTCGTCTGTACTTTTTCCCGTTTTGACTGCTTTTCCGGATTCTACCGTCGCCGGTGTCACGCTGGGAAGTCGTCCCAGGTCAAGGTGGGGTTTTCCGGTCCGTACCGGATCGCCGAGGTTCAGTTGTCAAGGAGGTGCTGGAAAACGAGCCGAGTGGGTGGCCGGCCGCGGCCGGAAAGCGCCGTCGCGCGGCCGTGGTCCATCTCGCCGGCCGGCCGGACGGAGCCGGACGCACCG
It encodes:
- a CDS encoding protein phosphatase 2C domain-containing protein, encoding MATPHEAAAGPSDITFATRAAPGVVNEDYVAAGPDWAVVLDGATAPAGVDSGCVHDVAWLVHRLAAALSAGLTGTAGEAGGSLGDVLAAAIKQVCAAHADTCDLANPDSPSSTVALARWGRGRLECLVLADSPIAVHLRDGSIAVVEDDRIMRLPGGPPYTLELVRARRNRPGGFWVASTSQAAAYEAVTATFPEEEVDAVAMLTDGVTRLIDRYRRTWRDVMEELRTGGPDHVIDLVRAAERAEPAGRGKAHDDATALLVTRR
- a CDS encoding YdeI/OmpD-associated family protein; amino-acid sequence: MRFRATIELGGKTATGFQVPDDVVTALGAGRRPPVRVTIGGHTYRSTVASMGGRFMVGVSAQNREAAAVAAGDEVDVDLELDTEPREVAVPEDLAAILDGEPEARRFFDGLSYSRKQWFVLRIEQAKKDETRRRRVDETVTMLREGRSGP
- a CDS encoding TetR/AcrR family transcriptional regulator encodes the protein MPKLWNETIEAHRAAVRDATLDTTAALVAEHGPASVTMSKIAERTGIGRATLYKYFPDVETILTAWHERQIGAHLDHLAQIREHAANPLEAVLEAYAFIAYEHDAGDPLAAMLHRGEHVAEAQRRLRGFVRDLLAEGARAGEVRGDVAPDELAGYCLHALTAAAGLPSKAAVQRLVTVTMAGLRGPA
- a CDS encoding GNAT family N-acetyltransferase, producing MNDLTVRPITGSDELDLFNRLPYVLNDELAGDLAAGRRRPEWMWMALRGDRPIARAAWSARPSHDEPWLLDIFDLAGGPEATDAGVRLLKTAMAEVGATPPYVRFVGPRWREDPEERREAEVRMSALERTGARLFVERLRLEWRRGGPVPEPGERLVFRPAGDAGELIALMTEVLEGTLDAYSRQELTRGSAREAAGAQYEDELAGYEGPREWWRIAALPGGEPVGFVIPTRNAYGAIIAYLGVRPAHRGNGHVDAILGEGTRILANADVPRIRANTDLGNVPMARAFARAGYVAFEHQIDMTWSRT
- a CDS encoding DUF2795 domain-containing protein, with translation MGNTKLISPALLQRHLHKAGYPATRAELIAHARDECERVVGALEQLPDRRYVRPADVSRTFAELASEYLDGMPYPARREDLVSYAERQDAARPVLEALRRIPDRRYDRPEAVSDAIAEEEE
- a CDS encoding general stress protein; amino-acid sequence: MSDRNTIGPHKVVLGTYSDHGAAQHAVDILAEHKFPVEHVTIVGTGLKLEERILGRWTLGRAVLTGASAGAWIGLLIGVIFWIVSPWVVGAVISAIILGVVFGAIFSAAAYFLQKRAYMSAPSVVADRYDILVDAEFAEEARRLLAAVLSTTDQAH